One Ezakiella massiliensis genomic window, CCATAACCTTTTCAAGAGTTTTTTGGTTAAGTTCAATTAATACAATATTATTTCCTTCAGATGCCAGATCCTTGCAAAGTGCTTCTCCAACTTTGCCAGCTCCAACAATTACAATTTCCATAAACTATCTCCTCGATTTACATATAAGCCAAATAGATTATCTTTCCATTTGAACAACTTCAATATTATTTTTATTTAGAAGCTCAATGGAATAATCATCAAGCCTATATGCATTTATATATACTATTCTTTTTATACCGGCTTGTATCAAACTCTTGGTGCAATTTAAACAAGGAAAGTGAGTTACATAAGCAGTACATCCTTTAACGCTTATACCTTCCTTTGCACAGTACAAAAGAGCATTCATTTCTGCATGAATTGTAGCAATACAATGGCCATCGCGCATAACGTGACCAACATCAATGCAGTGTGGGTTCCCACTTACACTTCCATTGTAGCCAGTGCTTACTATACGATGATCATTGTTTACAAGTACGCAGCCAACATAAGCCCTGTCGCATGTTGAGCGCTTGGCAACTATCTCAGCGATATCTAAAAAATAATCATCCCAACTTTGCCTTTTATTAGACATTTTCTACGCTCCCTTTAAAAACTTGTCCGCTAGGAATATCTACAGTGATAATGTCCCCTGTTTTAATTTCTTTTGTGCAATCATTAGCACCAACAATTGTTGGTAAGCCAAGCGACAAACCAATAATTGCACCGCTACTTGTAAGACCACCCTCTTCAGTAATAAGAGCACTAGCACGCTGAGCATAAGGAGTCATATCTCTATCCATTCCCAGAGTAACGATTATATCACCATCTTTAAAATCTTTCAAAAGTTCTTCTTGCGAATTTGCAACTACAGCTCTACCTGTAATTTTTCCGCTTCCTATTCCCATTCCCTTTGTCATCATTTTTGCGATTACTTCTACTCTAAGCAAGTTTGTGGATCCACTCTTTGAAAATGGAATACCTGCTGTGAGTACAACTAAATCTCCCTCCTTAAAATATATATCCTTGCATTTTTCGATGCCTGCTTTAAATAGCTCATTTGCGTTATCAATTTCTTTAATTATAACAGGAAAAACTCCCCACTCCATGGTTAGCTTTCTTTCAACTCGTTCATCATCTGTTATAGCAATTATAGGTTGCCTAGGTTTAAATTTTGATAAAGCCCTGGCCGTTTGTCCACTGCTAGTTGCAGAAATAATTGCAGCTGCATGTAAATCTTTTGCTATTGAATAAGTGGCCTCTGCAATTGCATTTGTAACAGTGATCCTATTAATATCTACCCTGTCTCTTTGCATTCTTTCGTATTCTGGGCTCTCTTCAGTCGATATAGAGATGCTTCTCATCATTTTTATAGACTCAACTGGATATTTACCGGCTGCACTTTCACCTGAAAGCATAACCGCAGATGTCCCATCGAGTATTGAGTTTGCAACGTCCATTACTTCCGCTCTTGTAGGTCTTGGGTTTCTGGTCATTGAGTCAAGCATTTGTGTAGCTGTTATTACAACCTTATTTGCAAAATTACATTTTTTTATAATTTCCTTTTGCACATGAGGAATATTTTGCGGTGGAATTTCAACTCCAAGATCTCCTCTAGCGACCATTATACCATCACTAACTGCAAGTATATCATCTAAATTATCCAGGCCTTCTTGGTTTTCAATTTTAGATATAATTGAAATTTGATAGCCATCATTTTCTTCTAAGATTTTTCTGATTGATAGAACATCATTGCGATTCCTAATAAAGCTTGCAGCCAAAAAGTCAACGTCATTTTTTATTCCAAATTTTATATCACTTATATCTTGTTCAGTTAAGGTAGGTAATTTTATTTTAGCACCAGGAATATTTACACCCTTCCTATCTGATAACTCACCACTATTTATTGCTTTAAGCTCAATTGAATTTGAAAAAATATTTACAATTTCAAACTCCACAAGACCGTCATCAATTAATAATCTGTCGCCTAATTCCACATCATCAATGATGCCGTCATAGGAAACACTTACCATATTTTGATCGCCAAGTATGTCATCAGTTGTAAGGATAAATTTTTGCCCCTGCTCTATTCTTATTGGCCCTTCTCTAAATCTACCAATTCTGATTTCGGGTCCCTTTGTATCGAGCATTATTGCAACTGGTATGCCAAGTTCTTTGCTAACTTTTTTTATCCTATCAATTCTAACTTGGTGTTCCTCATGAGTGCCATGAGAAAAGTTTAAGCGAGCAACATTTAGGCCATTTAAAATCATATGCTTTAAGGTTTCTTCGCTCTCACTTGCTGGTCCAATAGTGGCCACAATTTTTGTACTATTCATATCTTCTCCTATATAGATAATATGTCTGCGATTTCAAATATTTCTTGATCAATTCTCTTTGGTATCTTTAAAGCTGAATCAATATCCAATTTAACAATCTCGTTGCACTTCAAGCCCAAAGCTATATTAGTTCTATTGTTAGATAATAATTTTACTGCAATATTTCCCATGCGTGAAGCCATAAGTCTATCAAAAACAGTTGGCATACCACCTCTTTGTACGTGGCCAAGAACAGTTTCTCGAGTTTCTATACCAGCCCTATTTTGAAGTTCTTTACTTATTTCATAAGCACTTGCAGCTCCTTCTGCAACGACAATTATGTGGTGCCTCTTGCCTCTTTTAATTCCGCTAACAGCTTTTTCAACCATTTTGTCTAAATCAAAAGGTATTTCAGGGACAATAATGGTCTCTGCACCACCTGCAAGTCCAGCAGTTAGTGCTAAGTCTCCACAATTCCTGCCCATAACTTCAAGCACATTTGCCCGTCCATGAGAACTGGATGTGTCACGCAATTTAGAAATTGCATCAACAATCGTCTCAGTTGCCGTCATAAATCCAATTGTATAGTCAGTGTATCCTAGGTCGTTGTCAATTGTAGCTGGAATTGCAACCACATTTATTCCCTTGTCTAAAAGTTTAGAAGCACCTGTTAGAGTTCCATCTCCCCCAATTACTACAAGACCATTAATTCCTCTTTTAAGCAAGTTCTCAGCAGCAATTTTCTGTCCCTCTTCTGTCATGAACTCATCGCTTCTTGCGGTTCCTAAAATAGTTCCGCCCCTGTGGATGATATCAGCAACACTTGAGACATTCATCTTATTCATATCATCAGCAATAAGGCCATTATATCCCATCCTAACACCATAGACATCAATGCCGAGATATATGGATGTCCTTACAACAGCTCTTATGCAGGCGTTCATGCCCGGTGCATCTCCGCCACTAGTTAAAACTGCAATCTTCATTGGTCTCCATTCCTTTTAATATTTTCTTTGCCAAAAAGTTTTTCTAAAAAATCTATATTCTTGCTATTTAAATATAAAGCACTCGCATCCTTGAAAGTCCCAATTGCATCTTTATCTGAAAAATAAAATACAACTTCCCCGTCACCTGGGTTTGATTGGATAAAGCCCCTAGCCATATTAATTTCATTAGAATTTTTTTCTGAATCTGTTTTTATATAAAGAGTTTCCCTTTGTTTTAAATCGCTAACCTCATTTACAATTAGCTTTGGTTTTTCAACATCACTGTAAGACAAGTCCCCGCAGAGTAAAACTCTGCTGCCATCTACAAGCTTGTCTCTATACTTTCTATAAACATTTGGAAAGACAACTGCATCTATCCTGCCAGTTAAATCTTGGAGTTCAAGAGTCATCATCTTTTCGTTTCTCCTAGTAATTAAAACCCGAGATCTTGAGACAAGTCCTGCCAACTTTAGCCTGTATTTATTAAATGAAATACCATTTGATAAATACTCTTCATACTCTTCATTTATAGTTGCAATATCTTTATTTTGCAAAGACTTTATTATTTCTTCATAAGACTCTAAAGGATGACTGGAAACATATACACCCAGGACATCTTTTTCTAATTCCAAGAGCTCATCCTTGTTAAACTCTTCCAAGTTAACCAAAATCATAGAATCAGATTCAGAGCCGAACATATTAAACTGACCTCTTACATTTGACCTCTTCTCAATATTTACTGTATCAATTATAACGCTATATTGATTTAGGGCTGACCTCCGGTTTACTCCAAAGCTATCGAAAGCTCCAGCGTAAACAAGTGATTCAAAAGATCTTTTATTAAGGGCGGCTGAATCTATTTTTGAAATCGCCCTAATTAAATCCGTAAGAGATGTAAATTTATTTTCTTTTCTTGCCTCGACGATGGCATCTGCTGTATTGTGGCCTAGGCCTTTAATCGCCTTAAAGCCCATCCTTATATCATCGCCCTCTGTTGTAAATCTCCATTCAGATTGATTTACATCTGGTGGGATGATTTTTATTCCCATTCGCCTTGCCTCTTCAATATAAAGGGCAACCTTGTCTTGTTGACCCGCAACTGAAGTTAAGAGACTCGCCATAAATTCCTTAGGATAATGAGTCTTGAGCCATGCAGTCCTCCATGCATCAAGACTGTATGCTGCAGAGTGACTTTTGTTAAAGGCATATTTTGCAAAGTCAATCATGTCATCAAAAACTTCTTCTGCAAGTTCTTTTGATGCCCCTTTTTCAATAGCGCCCTTGATAAATATCGGCCTTTCTTCTTCCATAACGTCCATTTTCTTTTTACTCATAGCTCGCCTAATCAAATCAGCTCGTCCAATTGTATATCCTCCAAGTTGTTGAACGATGGCTATAACTTGCTCTTGGAAAACTATTACTCCATGGGTATCTTTTAAAATTTTTTCAAGAATTGGATGCTTATAGTCTATCTTCACATCAGAGTTTTTGCGTTCACAAAAATCGGGAATGCTATCCATTGGCCCCGGTCTAAAGAGTGAGTTAGCTGCAATTAAATCTTCAAAACGATCAACCTTTAGCTCTTTTAAGAAGGCCCTCATGCCAGGTGATTCAAATTGGAAGATTCCAATTGTATTTACATCTGCAAATAGTTTTATCGTCTCAGGATCGTCCAGCTTCATATCTTCAAAACTCGGTCTGTGGCCAGTATTTTTTTCAATTAATTTTAATGAATCTTCTATAACAGTTAAAGTCCTTAAGCCCAAGAAATCCATCTTCAAAAGACCAAGCTCTTCAAGTGTAGTCATAGTGTACTGGGTTACAGGTTGGTCTTGAGCAGTTGCCAACGGGGCGTAATTTACCAGTGGGCTTTTTGAAATAACAACGCCGGCTGCATGAGTGCTTGCGTGTCTAACATGACCCTCTATCCTCATTGAGATATCGATTAGTTTTTTTACTTCCCTATCGTTGTCATAGGCATCTTTTAATTCTGGATTGTCATTAAGTGCCTTGTCAATTGTAATATCCAGTTCATTTGGAATCATTTTTGCGATTTTATCGACTTCGTTATAAGGCATGTCCAGCACGCGACCAACATCTCTAATCGCACCTTTGGCAGCCATAGTTCCAAAGGTAATTATTTGTGCCACATGGTCGTGGCCATATTTCTCTTTTACATATTGAATGACTTCTTCTCTTCTTTCATAGCAAAAGTCAATATCAATATCTGGCATGGTTACCCTATCAGGATTTAAAAATCTTTCAAAAACCAAGTCATATTTTAATGGATCCAAGTCAACTATGCCAAGAGCATAACAAACTATTGATCCAACGCTTGACCCACGGCCTGGACCTACAGGAATGCCTTTTGATTTAGCAAATAAAATAAAATCTTGGACAATCAAAAAGTAATCCACAAAGCCCATGTCTTTAATAATGCTTAGCTCGCTTTCAACCCTTTGCCATACTTCATCTGAAACCTTACCATCTTTTTCATATCTTTCAAGTATACCATCATGGGTTTGTTTTTTTAAGTATTCAAAGTGGTCCATATTTCCCGGTGTATCAAAGTTAGGCAAATGATAGTGGCCAAATTCAATTTCCACATTACATTTGTCTGCAATCTCCTGGGTGTTTTTAATTGCATCTGGCATATCTACAAAAAGTTTTTCCATTTCTTCTGAAGATTTGAAATAAAATTCGTCACTTGCAAAGGTCATCCTGGTCTCATCATTAATAGTCTTGCCCATAGATATAGCCATCAGAACCTCTTGGATAAAAGCATCCTCTTTATTTAAATAGTGGCAATCATTTGTTGCCACTAGTTTTGCACCAAAACGGTCCCTAAGAGTTTTGAAGTAATGCCTAATCACATCTTCTTCTCTTATGCCATGATTTTGAATTTCTAAGTAAAAATCGTCTTTAAAGACATCTGCGTACCATTTATATGCATTTACAGCTGAAACCTCGTCACCATTTAAATAATGTGATTGAATTTCTCCACCCAAGCAAGCAGAAAGTGCAACTAAACCTTCGCTGTGTTCTTGCAAGAACTCGTGGCTAACACGCGGCCTGTAATAAAATCCATTTAAAAATCCTTCGCTAGAAATTTTCATCAGATTCTTCAAGCCTATTTCATTTTTGCATAGCAAAATAAGGTGATAACCTGACCTGTCGTCTGGATTTTTCAGCCTGTGATCACCTCTAGAAATATAAACTTCAGATCCAATAATGGGTTTTATGCCAGCCTTTTTTAACTCCTTGTAAAAGTTAATGGCCCCGTACATATTTCCATGATCGGTAATGGCCACTGAGTTCATATTATATTCTTTTGCCTTTTCTGCCAAGTCACTGATTTTAATTGCCCCATCCAGGAGTGAAAACTCAGTGTGCAGGTGTAAGTGTGTAAACATTACATCACCTTTCTATGCGCATCTTTAGCCTTTCAAGTTTATTTGGACTAGCCTTGTCGATTATAAATGTATAATTTTCATATTTGTAGATCTCGCCAACTTTTGGAAATTTTCCAGCAAGGCCAATTACAAATCCACCGATACTTTCATATTCATCGGACTCAAGATTTGTAGAAAGCCTATCATTTATATCATCTAAATCTGTATCCGCTTGAATAACAAATGTGTTTTCAGTAACTTGCTTAATAGAATTATCCGCTTCGTCAAATTCATCGTCAATATCACCGACAATTTCTTCAACTATATCCTCTACAGTAACAAGACCGGCCGTTCCACCGTACTCGTCAAGAATTATAGCCATACTCATCTTATGTTTTTTTAATTCACTCAAAAGCAAAAAGTTTGGCCTAGATTCATATTGAAATATAGCTTCACGCAAATGATCTCTTATATTGAAATTTTCTTTGTCAACTGCCAGTAGGTCCTTTGCAAATAAAAGTCCAATAATGTCATCAATATTCTCATCAATTACTGGATAACGAGAGAAGTTATTGTTTTTCACAATATCCATAACCTCATCATAAGTGGAATCCACAGGAATGCTGATAATACTCGTACGATTGGTCATAACATCTTTGGCTTGTGTACCTGCAATAGAGAAAACATTTTCCATCATTTCTTTTTGTTCGTTTTCAAGTATACCTTCTTCATGGCTGACATTTAAAATTGTTATTAGGTCATCTTCGGTAATCTTGTCTTCTTCAGATTCACTTACTATAGCCTTGCTAAGGGCTCCAAAAAGCATTGTAAGAGGTGTGAAAATCTTAACAATATAATAAACAAAAGGCGCAACTGCAAGGGCAAATTTTGTAGAATTTGCTTTTGCTAAATTTTTGGGAATAATTTCTCCAAATATTAAAATCAAAATTGTCATTACAACTGTCGATATGGCGACCCCATTTTTCCCAAACATCTCCACAAAAATTACTGTGGACAAGGATGAGGAAAGAATGTTTACAATATTATTTCCAATTAATATTGCCGAAATTGTCCTATTGGAATCCTCTATCAAATATTCAAGCTTGTCCACATTTTTTACCTTGGACTCAACAAGCTGCCTAAGCTTAATTGAACTTAATGAAGTAATTGATGTTTCACTGCCAGAAAAGAAAGCAGACATAGCTATTAAAATCAAAATTATTACTATATTCAAAATAGTCCTCCTTAGCTTATATTATAGAATATAGGCCCCTAATAGTCAAATAAATTAGCCTTTATTACATTTAAATTAAATCTTGAATTTATAGCCAATCTGCTCTTTTATATCTTCTTTAAATATGTTAAAATACATTTATATGATTTTTATTTATTTTGAGAGGATTTATGATTAAAACACTTAAACGATATTACAATTTAATAGGCAGTCACAAGGCCTCCGTCTTTATCGCTGTAACTTTTTGTATAATTTCTGGCGGTCTTGCGATACTTCCCGCGACATTTACAGGAAATATAACAGATGCTATTAAGGCAGGCTCACTTGAATATGATTCTTTAATGCGATCAATTTTTTGGCTTGTTTTTATGCTTGTTTCAACTTATTTCTTAGACGCGTATTATAATTATGTTATTTTTAGAAATTATTATTATGTAGATGCAAGTGTGAGGGTTCAACTTTTAAAAAAATCTATTAGGCAAAACCCACCATTTTTTATTAAATACAATGCATCAAATATTATCACTAAGGCAACATCTGATGCCGATGCAATAGCGACCGTCGCTTCTTATGGAATCATGACCACAACTGAGGGGGTGCTTCTGCCAATAATTTATTTTATAACTATGGCCACCATCAGCCCATGGCTCTTTTTGATTGCACTTACTGCCCTTCCAATAATGATTTATGTAGTTGTGCAGATTTCCAAAAAGCTAGACGGGAAATACGACCAGTCTCTCGAAACGCAAGACGCAATGAATGAGCACGCCCTTGAAAGTTTTACAGCTATAAAAGTTATAAAAGCCTTTGATACAAAAAGTAGGCGGCTAAATGAATTTTTAGAAAAAGTTTTAATAAATAATAACAAGGAACTAGAAGTAAACAATATAGAAAATCTCTATGTACCAGTTGTAAATGGGATAATGTCTTTCTTTGCAATTTTAAGTATTATAGTCGGGGGCTTTCTTATTAGCAAGGGCAAGATTACCCTTGGCGAACTTATAACCCACTCCATGCTCTTGCAAGAGCTCGATTGGCCTGCCTACGCTGTGGCCGATTTAATTACTGTTTCAAAGAGCGGATCAATTTCTTTAAGAAGAGTTGATGAGGTTTTGAATTATAAGGAAAGAGAAAGAACTTCTGATCCTGTTGTTATAAAAAATATAGATAAGATCGAAATGAAGAATTACTCTTTTAAATATCCAAACGCAGAGTCCTATGCTCTTAAAAATATTAATCTTTCCATCAAAGCTGGGCAAAAAATTGGCCTTGTTGGAAAGACTGGATCTGGTAAGTCTACCCTTCTCCATCAAATTGTTGCAGAGTATGATGACTTTGAAGGATCTCTATTTATTAATGGCAATAATATTATGGATATCAATCTGGATTCTTACAGAAAAAATATTGGCTATGTCCCCCAAGAACATTTCTTGTTTTCAAAATCCGTCAAAGACAATATTTTATTCTACAGGGACGGAGACTATGACAGGGCTATCGATATAGCAGCTTTTAGAAATGACCTTTCATCTTTTGCAGATGGAATAAACACACAATGTGGAGAGATGGGCATAACTTTGTCTGGGGGACAAAAGCAAAGGGTTTCTCTGGCCAGAGCTGTCCTCTTGGATCCACAGCTTCTGATACTAGATGATGTCTTGTCTGCTGTTGACAATAATACAGAAAAAGAAATTTCCGAAAATTTAGCAAATAATTTTCCAAACACAACAATTATCATAAGCTCCCACAGGCTTTCTGTTGTAAAAGATGCTGATGAAATAATTGTGCTTGATAATGGACAAATTTCTGAGCGAGGTAAATTTGAAGACCTGATTTCAAGTGGGGGTTGGTTTAGCGACCAATACCACTTGCAGGAGGTGGACCATGAGTAAAAAAGAAAAATATAGCAAGAGTACCATCCGCCTTCTTTTTAATTTATCAGGCAAGATAAAAAAGGAACTTATTATTGGCGTATTTTTATCCACTGGCTTTATGCTTTTAAATATCTACCTGCCAATAATTTTAAAAAACATTATTGACAATGAAATCTCTCCAACAATTGGCATTATAGATTTACAGAGATTCCTCTGGATGTCAGCTTTTTATTTATTTATGAATCTAATGTTTGGATTAATGCAATATGTACTCATCCATCATTATAAAAAGACGTCCAATAAAATAGCTTATATACTAAGAGGAGATTTATTTAAACACATAGTAAACCTTCCTATGTCATTTTTTGATAAGACGCCTGTTGGTAAAATCACGAGTAGAACCACAAGTGATATTAACGAATTCAAGCAGCTATTTTATATTGGATTTACAACTGTTGTAAACGCAGTTTTTTATTTAATAGGCAGTATAGTTTATATTAGCTTTACAAATCCAAAGGCCCTGTACATTGTGCTTGTGCCAATTCCAATATTTATTTTCACAATTTTAAGCTACAACAAGTACCAGTCAAATCTTAATATTAAATATCGTAAAATAAAATCAACTATAACCTCCGATTTAAATGAGATTATAAAAGGGGCAAATATAATACAAGCCTACGCAGTTTGTGAGCCTGTTGAAGATGAGTTTATTCATAAGAACAAAGACCTGTATAAATACGGTAAAAAAATTGAATTGTTTGATAGCTTCTTTTCATATAACATTACTGACATGCTTAGACTCATGAGCATAATTGCAATTTTATATTTTGCAGGTATAAGTAACCTAAGAGGAAACACTACTTTTACCGTAGGATATATACTGATTTTAATCCAGTACACTTCACAGATATACGCTTATCTGACCAGACTTATGAATAGGTTAAATGTTTTTGAAAAAGGCATGAGCAGCCTTGAACACATCAATACAATTCTCTTAGAAGAACAAGAAGATGATGGAACAAATACAATTAATAATATAAAAGGCCAAGTGGAATTTAAAAATGTTTACCACGAATACATCGAGGACAGCCCTGTGTTACAAGATATTAATTTCAAAAGAGAGCCCGGCTCTTCTACCGCTATAGTTGGCAGCACAGGCTCTGGCAAGAGTTCTATTATTTCTCTTTTGTTTAAATTTTATAGCCCTTACGAGGGTCAAATACTAATAGACAATCAGGATATTCAAGAGATTAGGACCGCTGATTTAAGAAAGCACATGGCTCTTGTCCTACAAGATCCTATCCTTTTTAAAGGCAGCTTACGATACAATATAACGCTTGGCGATGATTATAGTGACCAAGAAATTAAAGCAGCCCTAATAAAAAGTGGTGGAGAATCTATTTTAAATAAATTAAAAGATGGTCTGGACACCAACCTGCTCGGTGAAGACGGTGGCCTAAGTCTCGGCGAAAAACAAATTGTAAACTTTGCAAGAACCATTATTAGAGATCCTAAAATATTGGTTTTGGATGAAGCAACCGCGTCAATCGATACAGAAACTGAACAACATATACAAAAAGGCCTTGAGGCCCTGATGGCAAATAGAACTTCATTTATAGTCGCCCACAGGCTTTCAACTATCAAAAATTGTGACTCAATAATTGTAATCGACTCTGGTCGGATTATTGAATCCGGCAGTCATGATGAACTAATGGAAATGGGTGGGAAATATTACGAGCTAGTTGAGGCTCAGTCATAAAAATTAAAAATTAATTATAAGCAAAATAAAATCACCTCTCAGTACAAAGTATTCTGTACTAAGAGGTGATATTTTTATTATATGATTTTTATTTTACAGATTTTTTAACTGCTTCTACAATTGACTTTGAATTTATTTTGAAGTGTTCAAATAAATCGCCGCCCTTGCCACTTGCTCCAAATGAATCCATGCCTAACTTTATTCCACCTTGAGTATATTTGTCCCAGCCAAATGTGGACAAGGCTTCAACAGAAACTTTTGGTGTATCCTTTGGTAAAACTGAGAGTTTGTATTCATCTGTTTGATCTTCAAAGAGATCCCACGAAGGCATGCTGACGACTCTTGTGCCAATTCCATCAGCTTCTAATTCCTTTGCTGCGTCCATGGCGATTGAAAGCTCAGATCCTGTCGCAATTACAATTGCATCTAGTTTTTCATCTTCTTTTTTAGCGATGTATGCACCTTTTACAAGGTCTTTTGCATTTATATCAAGTGTTGGCAAACCTTGTCTTGTTAATACAAGTGCTGTTGGTTTATGATTTTTAATTGCGACTTCCCATGCAACGATTGTTTCGTTGTAGTCTGCTGGACGAATTGTTGTAAAGTTTGGCAGACTTCTTAACATTGCAAGTTGTTCTATAGGTTGATGAGTTGGACCGTCTTCCCCAACCCCTATTGAGTCGTGAGTTAGTACATAAACTACTGGAACATTCATAAGTGCTGATAGCCTCATAGCTGGCTTCATATAATCACTAAAGACAAAGAAGGTTGCGCAATATGGGCGAACGCCTCCGTGCAAGGCCATGCCGTTTGATATAGCAGCCATAGCAAATTCACGAATACCAAAGTGAATATTGCGTGGACTATAATCGTCTTTTGAAATAAATCCTTGGCCATCAATAGTAGTATTATTTGAACCAGCTAAGTCAGCTGATCCACCAACCAAACTTTGAACTTGTTTTGCAACTTCTTGAATTGCCTTACCACTTGCTGCCCTAGTCGCAATTTTTTCCTCCTTATCCATCAAAGAACTTAAGTCAACATCTTTCTCTGTGTGGATAAATTTAACAAATTTTTCGTATCTTTCTGAATTTTCTGTCTTTAATTCGTTCAAACTTGCCTTATATTCATCATAGGCCTTTACTTTTTCATCAATAATGGCCTTTACATGGTCTTTCACTTCTTGAGGAACAGTAAAGGATTCATAGTTCCAACCGAGTCTTTCTTTTAAAATCTTGTAGTCATCTTCTTTTAGTGGAGCCCCATGACTTTTATTTTTGCCTTCTACACTTCCTGCACCAAAACCAATAACAGTTTTAATTTCTATTAATGAAGGCCTGTCATCTTCTTTGGCCTTGCTAATAGCTTTTGAAATAGCTTCGATGTCTGTGCCGTTTTCTATCTTTTGAGTATGCCAGCCATAAGCTTCAAATCTCTTTAGTGTGTCGTCAGCAAATGTAATATCAGTTGACCCATCAATGGTAATATTATTTGAATCGTAAAGGACAATTAATTTTCCTAACTTATGGGAGCCTGCAAAACTTGCTGCTTCGTGGCTAATGCCTTCCATCAAACATCCGTCTCCTACAAGAGCGTATGTGTAATGGTCCACAGGATTATTTGCTCCTTTAAATGTATCGTGGAGATGAGCTTCTGCAAGTGCCATACCAACAGCCATTGCAAGCCCTTGACCAAGTGGTCCTGATGTAGCGTCAACTCCCAATGTGTGACCATACTCTGGATGACCAGGTGTCTTTGAATTTAATTGTCTAAAATCTTTTAAATCATCCATGCTAAGTTCATAGCCAAAGACATGAAGCAAACTATACAAGAGTGCTGATCCGTGTCCTGCTGACAAAACAAATCTATCCCTGTTTGACCAGTGCGGTTTATTTGGATTAAATTTTAAATGATCTTTAAATAAAGCATAAGCCATAGGTGCTGCTCCAAGCGGTAAGCCTGGATGTCCAGAGTTTGCTTTGCCAATCATATCGACAGAAAGCATTCTCAGCGTATTAATTGTAAGATTATCAATGTTGTTCATAATTCCTCCCTTATAGATTTTTTATTAGTCACTACTTTTATTAAAAAATGTGGTATTACTAACTGTCTTTTAATTCTGGATGGTTC contains:
- a CDS encoding hemolysin family protein; the encoded protein is MNIVIILILIAMSAFFSGSETSITSLSSIKLRQLVESKVKNVDKLEYLIEDSNRTISAILIGNNIVNILSSSLSTVIFVEMFGKNGVAISTVVMTILILIFGEIIPKNLAKANSTKFALAVAPFVYYIVKIFTPLTMLFGALSKAIVSESEEDKITEDDLITILNVSHEEGILENEQKEMMENVFSIAGTQAKDVMTNRTSIISIPVDSTYDEVMDIVKNNNFSRYPVIDENIDDIIGLLFAKDLLAVDKENFNIRDHLREAIFQYESRPNFLLLSELKKHKMSMAIILDEYGGTAGLVTVEDIVEEIVGDIDDEFDEADNSIKQVTENTFVIQADTDLDDINDRLSTNLESDEYESIGGFVIGLAGKFPKVGEIYKYENYTFIIDKASPNKLERLKMRIER
- a CDS encoding ABC transporter ATP-binding protein, which translates into the protein MIKTLKRYYNLIGSHKASVFIAVTFCIISGGLAILPATFTGNITDAIKAGSLEYDSLMRSIFWLVFMLVSTYFLDAYYNYVIFRNYYYVDASVRVQLLKKSIRQNPPFFIKYNASNIITKATSDADAIATVASYGIMTTTEGVLLPIIYFITMATISPWLFLIALTALPIMIYVVVQISKKLDGKYDQSLETQDAMNEHALESFTAIKVIKAFDTKSRRLNEFLEKVLINNNKELEVNNIENLYVPVVNGIMSFFAILSIIVGGFLISKGKITLGELITHSMLLQELDWPAYAVADLITVSKSGSISLRRVDEVLNYKERERTSDPVVIKNIDKIEMKNYSFKYPNAESYALKNINLSIKAGQKIGLVGKTGSGKSTLLHQIVAEYDDFEGSLFINGNNIMDINLDSYRKNIGYVPQEHFLFSKSVKDNILFYRDGDYDRAIDIAAFRNDLSSFADGINTQCGEMGITLSGGQKQRVSLARAVLLDPQLLILDDVLSAVDNNTEKEISENLANNFPNTTIIISSHRLSVVKDADEIIVLDNGQISERGKFEDLISSGGWFSDQYHLQEVDHE
- a CDS encoding ABC transporter ATP-binding protein, producing the protein MSKKEKYSKSTIRLLFNLSGKIKKELIIGVFLSTGFMLLNIYLPIILKNIIDNEISPTIGIIDLQRFLWMSAFYLFMNLMFGLMQYVLIHHYKKTSNKIAYILRGDLFKHIVNLPMSFFDKTPVGKITSRTTSDINEFKQLFYIGFTTVVNAVFYLIGSIVYISFTNPKALYIVLVPIPIFIFTILSYNKYQSNLNIKYRKIKSTITSDLNEIIKGANIIQAYAVCEPVEDEFIHKNKDLYKYGKKIELFDSFFSYNITDMLRLMSIIAILYFAGISNLRGNTTFTVGYILILIQYTSQIYAYLTRLMNRLNVFEKGMSSLEHINTILLEEQEDDGTNTINNIKGQVEFKNVYHEYIEDSPVLQDINFKREPGSSTAIVGSTGSGKSSIISLLFKFYSPYEGQILIDNQDIQEIRTADLRKHMALVLQDPILFKGSLRYNITLGDDYSDQEIKAALIKSGGESILNKLKDGLDTNLLGEDGGLSLGEKQIVNFARTIIRDPKILVLDEATASIDTETEQHIQKGLEALMANRTSFIVAHRLSTIKNCDSIIVIDSGRIIESGSHDELMEMGGKYYELVEAQS
- the tkt gene encoding transketolase translates to MNNIDNLTINTLRMLSVDMIGKANSGHPGLPLGAAPMAYALFKDHLKFNPNKPHWSNRDRFVLSAGHGSALLYSLLHVFGYELSMDDLKDFRQLNSKTPGHPEYGHTLGVDATSGPLGQGLAMAVGMALAEAHLHDTFKGANNPVDHYTYALVGDGCLMEGISHEAASFAGSHKLGKLIVLYDSNNITIDGSTDITFADDTLKRFEAYGWHTQKIENGTDIEAISKAISKAKEDDRPSLIEIKTVIGFGAGSVEGKNKSHGAPLKEDDYKILKERLGWNYESFTVPQEVKDHVKAIIDEKVKAYDEYKASLNELKTENSERYEKFVKFIHTEKDVDLSSLMDKEEKIATRAASGKAIQEVAKQVQSLVGGSADLAGSNNTTIDGQGFISKDDYSPRNIHFGIREFAMAAISNGMALHGGVRPYCATFFVFSDYMKPAMRLSALMNVPVVYVLTHDSIGVGEDGPTHQPIEQLAMLRSLPNFTTIRPADYNETIVAWEVAIKNHKPTALVLTRQGLPTLDINAKDLVKGAYIAKKEDEKLDAIVIATGSELSIAMDAAKELEADGIGTRVVSMPSWDLFEDQTDEYKLSVLPKDTPKVSVEALSTFGWDKYTQGGIKLGMDSFGASGKGGDLFEHFKINSKSIVEAVKKSVK